From bacterium:
CTAGTATCATTATTTTCCAAAGGTGATAAATTAGCTTTTTCCCATATTGTTTTTAAATATTTTTCTCTTGATTTATGTGCATCTCTTGTTAATTTAGCTCTTCTTCTTTTTCTGTTTTCTGAAACATCCGCATATTCTGGGTTTATAAGCATAGATTTTAATTGTTTTATCTCATGTCCGACCCTAACGCAAATTCCTATGCTGGCTTTACCTAAATCAAATCCAAAGACAAGCTTTTCTTTCATTATAATTATTCCTTATCTATAATAAGTATATTAAAGATTAATTTTCTCTTTATAATAATACTTCAAATATAATATACAAATAAAACAAGTTTATCAAAAATTTATGCAACTGTTATTTTCTGTTACTTTTTATACTTTTCTCTGTGGGATTTATATTTTTATCATGCCGGAATAAAAGCATATTAATTTGGTTTTAAATGCGGTCTGAATTTTAATCGCTGGTTAACTGGTCATTTGATATTTGCAAATTTTTGTTTGAAGCTAAAAAATTATTTTTGGACACAATTTTTTTACCACTTTCTTTTTCAAGCTGTTTTCTTGCATCTCCTGCAATTTTACCGCCTTTTTTTGCAACTTCATGATTTTCCTTAAATCCCTGCGCATTTGTATTTTTTGCAATTTCTGTTGTTGAAGCTTCACCAAGCATTGAAAAGATAAGCTCAAGGTCGGTCATGTGATCTCTTAAATTTTCTCTTTTTAATCCTTTATAATCTTTATATTCGGAAGGTGTCATTCCAAAAGTAGCTTTTGCAATTTCGGCAGTTAATATCGAATATTCTTTACCTTCGATTACTCCTCTTTTTTGCCATTCGTCAGTTAATTCTTCCCTTAGGGCAATTCCTCTGACTCTTTTTTCAATCCAACTGTCAGGATAACCTTTGGCTTTGTATATTTCTTTCATTCTTTGCTGTGCAAGTTCAGGGTTTTCAATTTCCTGTACTCTTTCATAACCAACTTTTGCAAGCCATCTCTTGAATGGTTCAGCTTTTTTACTTGGAATAGATTGAATTATACGGAAAACACCTTCTGTATTTGAACAATTAAGTTTTTGTTTTCCGCCTTCTGTTTCAATTGGAAGGGGGGTGACAATTTGTCCCCACCCTTCGGAAAGTTCGGGATCTCTTTTTTTAATTTTTTTTATATAATCTGTCGGATTTATGCTGTCTGTTAATACTTCTACAACATCAACAATTGAAAAATACCATTCATCATTATGAAGAGTTCTTCTGATTTTTTTTCCCTCGAAAATAATCAATTTATTTTCTGTCATTTCTTACCCTTTTATTTAAATAATTAAAAAAATTTTATCATGCAAAAATGTTTTAATAGAAATAGATTATAATGGTTTTCTTATTTTTTCCAATAAAAACAACATATTATAGGATTTTTTACTTGAAACAAAATCCAAAATATTTTGAGCTATAAATTCTATTTTCGCCCCCGATGGGGAGAGTTTTTAAAAAAGAGTTTCGGCGATTTCCGTTGAAGCTCTTTTTTTATGCTCGACGCTATTTCGACGCCCTCGACGCTTTTGGGATAAGCATATAAATTGGTGGCATTATAACAATTTACATCAATATGATTCTATACAAAATTTGCCAAATAATTGGCTGTATAGTGATATAAATCAAATTGTTCAAGCTATGTCAAATTATGCAACGATTCAAGGAATTTCTTGTAATACAGTTGATGATGTCAAAAATAATTTTGAATTAATGAATCTGTATATTACAAACAGTTGGCACTCTTAATATAATTTTAGCAATAATTAAATTAAAAGTTATTTCTTGCCTCCTGTTTTAAAAAATAACCAATAAATATAAAAACTCCAATAATATACAATAGTGTAAGAACAACAAATGTATTTAAAACAGCATGCCTGAAAATAAAATAGCAAATATACAGCCTCTAAAAAATCTTAAATTTCCTATAATACAGGGCTTTGTGTTCTGTTGTAACTCTATATCAGGCATTCTCATTCTCTTTTCAATTTTGTATTTTTAAATAACCCAAATAATAAGGCTTTTAAAAGCTCTGGTTCAATGGAAATATTTATAAAATTGGAAAAATTCATCAGATTCGCTCTTATTTTTGAAAAACGGTTATGTGTAGTATTTATACATACTAATTATTATGCATAATCACATCAACTATACAAGCATAAAAATACATACTATTCTATGCGTATATTAAGTACACTTGGTGTGATAATAATGTCAAAAACCGATAAAATACTAGAACTTACAAGAAATAAGACCAAAAGAACAACATTAATGTTTAATCCTGAATTATGGAAATTATTTAAAACCGCTTGCGAACAAGATAATACAAAACCAACCCCAAAAATGGAAAAATGGATTTTAAATTATCTTGAGGAAAAAGGTTTGTTATAAATCTATTAATATCTGAATTTTCAAAGGCAAAAGTATGCAATTTTTAAGAAGCTGTCTTTTATAGACAAAATAAAGAATTCATCAATAACATTTTTCCGAAGATAGTCCAAAGTCAGATTAGTTTATAGAAAAAAGCTTTAGGCAGAACCTAAAGCCTTTTTTCTATATCAAAAACTTCGAACAACTAAATATATTTTTGTTTGATTTTTTCGGTCAACCTATAAGAGATTAAAATTTATACCTAAGGCTACAAACAGCACTTTGTTCGCCCATAGTAGTTTTTACCTCTGTATTATTCACAGGACCTGAAACACTTTGGAACTTTCCTTGACTTGTGTTTTTTATCCCTAAAACATAAGCTAATGAAACATCAATTTTGTCTGTTATTTTGTATGTTGCACCGGCTGTGATGTGATTTTGTATAATAGCAGGTGAACCCAATACAAAGAATGTATCATGATCTCTTATAGGGTTATTATTATACGAATACCCCAGCCTTAAACTAAGGTTTTTATTAACTTCATATTCTCCGCCTGTACTAAAGACATATATACTTTTATACCCGTATCCTTGTACAGCACTGGTATTCGGGTCAAATCCGGCATCCTTGAAACCCTGGGTATTTGAATAGTTAATATATCTTGCATCGGTCATTAATTTTAATTTTGGTATTCTGGAATAACCAAGACCTACACTGGCAATCATGGGAAAGTTAAGCCTGAAATTATAATTACGATTGTTGCCAAGCTCATCAAGACCTTTAAAGTGAAAATTTCCCATCCATTGAGGACTTTTTAAAGAAGCCCCTGCGTGAATTCCGTTGTTCTCATAATAGATTCCGCCTTGAACTCCGGCTCCTGCAGTCCATGAAGTATTAGAATTCGGGTAAGTTTTGTATCCGTCAGCGTTTGCATCATCAGGAACTGCACCGGCAAAAGGACTCGAATTTAAAGAAGCAATATCAAGTACAGGCGCAATACCAACAGACAAACTTTTTGTTACTTTGTAAGCAAATGCAGGAGAAACCTGAACAAGCACATATTTTGTTTTTATTTCTCCAAAACCGTAACCGTTAGGAGGCTGTGATGTTAAAATCGGATTAGTTGATGTTTTTGGGAAATATACTCCAAAACCACTGACTACATTGGCAGAAACACCGGTCGCCCATTTATTATTTTTGTCCTTATATACATAGGCAAAACTTGGTAGAGGCATAATGTCTAATTTACTTCGGGTACTGTCTTCCAAATGCGTTGAGGGAACTCCTGCTCCAAACGCATTAGGCTCTACAGAGGATTTCAAATGGAGATTTACAAACATAACTTCTCCATTTATTTGAGCTTGTGAAGAATCAAGTCCGGTAATTGTAGCAGGATTCCAGTATAAAGCTCCTGAAGCATCAAGAGGCATAGCTGTGGATGTTCCTGCCACACTCTGGTTTATAGCTCCCACTCCTGTAACAACATGTCCGGCCGTGGCATTTGCAGAATTAGCTGCAACGATTAAACTAACAAACAAAAATAGTAATGTAAAAACCTTTCTCAACATCAAATTCCACCTTCTTATCCAACTCTTAATACAAACTATTGTTAATAAATCATGTTCTTTTTAACACAGTATAAAGTATATTGTAAAAAGAGTAAACTTTTTATTTATATTCAAAAAAACTCTTTAGAGCCAAATATAAAAACATTAATAATTAGATGTGTAGCCTATCAGTCAGCAAATATAAAGATGTTATGAAAAAATTCAAAATCATTTTTTATATAATTATATTTTATAAAGATTCAAGCTGCGTGTAAAAGCTGTTTAATTAATAAAACATTGGTTTTATCTGCGTTAATGATTCTAAAACAAACTAACAAAAGCTGCTTTTCGCTAAAACTTTTAAAATTTCTTTTACAGACAAGAGAAGTGTTTCATTAATAATATTATTTTAAATATCGTCCAAATAGAGGAGAAATTTTGACGCTATTTGGAAATTATTTAACTAATTTAATAAGTTACTTGATATAGACAGAAAAATTAAACTTTATCAAAAAAATTATCATCTAAGTCTTCATACATATGTATTCTCTTTTAAATATATTTCACATTTTTCACAGGTTTTTTTACAGGTTTTTTGTGAAAATTCCCAACACTTTTTCTTTTGTCCGCTAAGTTCACAACATTTTGAACGCTTTTCTTGTGAACATTTTTTTAATTTCCAACAAGGAGTGAAATCAAGAAGTCTTTTAATGCCAGGTATACTCAAATTTTCTTCATGAATAAGCTTTCTCAAACATTCAATTCTTGTTAAATCATTTTTTGAAAACATTCGTTTCCCGCCATGTCTTTGTGGCTTTATTAAACCTTCAGCCTCGTAAATTCTCAAGGTTCTTGGATGAACATTAAGAATTTGTGCGGCAATTCCCATTGAATATACAGGTAAATTTTCGTTAACTTCCATTTCTTATCACAATACCTATTACTATTGATTTTATTATATCAGAAAATTTATAAATATTAAACTAACTTGACAATTATAATTGTCAAGTGTTATTATAATCGTAATTGTTATTATGAGTTGTTAGAAAAAATAAAGGAGACTACTATGCCAAATTTTGACGGGAATGGTCCTTCAAGAACAGGACAGAGAAGAAGATGCAGAAAAGGCCGAATGATGAACGATAATAGTAGAATCAAATTTAACAAAGAAACCGTTATAATCAGCTGCGGCAATTCTAAAATCAAATCAGCGACTGATGAGTTAAATTTAATAAAAGTAGAAAAACAGACTATTGAATCAAGACTCAAAGCCCTTAATGAAAGAATTTTAGAACTAGAATAAAAAAAGAAAGAGGAGATAAAAATGAAATTTGCAATACCTACCGAAAATGATAAATTATGTATACATTTTGGAAGCTGTAAGATATTTACTTTCATTGAAGTTGATGATAATTCAAAAGAGATTATTTCAAAAGAAACTATAGCTCCTTCAGGACAGTGCCATGAATATATGGTTCCATGGGTAAAAGAAAATGGCGCTAATATTATTATTGCAGGAGGAATGGGTGTACCTGCCCAAAAAATGCTTAAAGAGCAAGGAATTACAGTTATTATTGGAGCACCAACCGAAGCGCCTGAGCTTCTTGTTTCAAATTACTTGAACGGTGTTTTGAAAACAATTTCAAATTCTTGCAGTTGCGGCTGCAACCACTAGAGAGAATTTTTAAAAAACAAAAAATATCTTTATCTTAACGGATACAGTCAATAAAACTGTATCCGTTTTTATTTTAGATTTATTTGTATTTTAAACGTTTTACCAGCTGCTGATCAAATGTATTTGCGAATTTCTGTTTATCTTTAGTGCTAAAAGGTCTTGGTCCGCTTGTCTGAATACCAGTATCCCTTAATTCACTCATAAAATTTCTTACAGAAAGCCTTTCTCCAATATTAGCGTGCGTAAAAAGAACGCCATGAACACTTATTACGACAATTCCTTTTGGAACAAGCATGGCGGCAAGAGGTATATCCTGAGTTATAACCAAATCCGCATTATTAGCGTTCTCAGCTATATATTCATCCGCCACATCCGGACCTTGAGAAACTTTTACTGTAGAAATAAAAGGCGATTGAGGAATTGAAATAATTTTATTCGAAACAAATACTGTTTGAATACACCGCTTGAGTGCAGCTTTTATAATGATATCTTTAATTTCGGACGGACAGGCATCCGCATCAACCCATATATTCATTTAACTTCCACTATCTATTTTCAGACTTTTCAAATACTCATTATAGAACCCTTAATCTCAATATTATTTTACATTAAATATATCCCCGAACTTTTATTTGGTCATTAAATTTTTTAAGTATGATACACTAAGTAACAAATAAAAAATCTTAACGTTTTCGTCATTCTGAGTAAAAATCGAAAAATACGAATATAGTTGAAGATTGAGAGTTTTATTTAACTCGGCATAACTGTTTAAAATTTTTGTTACCTACTTAATACTTGTCTTTTTTTAAACTTGTTTAATAATATAATTGGTAGTAAAAATATATTTTAATTTCAAAGAAAGAGAATCAAAATGTTCAATCAAAATTTCACAGACCAAGAATTACAATGCGCAGATTGTGGGCAAGGTTTCACATTCAGTGCTGAAGATCAAGAATTTTACGCTCAAAAAAGATATTCTACCCCAAAAAGATGTGCATCTTGCAGAGCAAACAGAAAAGCGAATGACTCACGCGGTGGCGGCGGCGGATATGGCGGCGGCGGCAGAGGCGGATACGGTGGCGGATCCAGCAGACCTCAGTTCAGTGCTGTTTGCGCTGGTTGCGGCATAGAAACAACTGTTCCTTTTGAGCCTAAAGGCGATAGACCTGTTTACTGTTCTGATTGTTTCAGAAACAACAGATAAAAATATAACTCTATAATATTTAAAGAAAATCTCTTAAAGTAAATTACTACCGCTTTAAAGAGATTTTTCTTTTTATTATCAAATTTATCCATTTATGGCATTTAAAAAAGCTAAGCCGTATTTTTTCAGCTTGTGTTCCCCCACTCCCGATATTTCTGACATATCATCAAGGGTTTCGGGTTTGTTATTTACCATTTCTATTAGGGTTTTGTCATTAAAAATAATATATGGCGGCATATTTTCATCACGAGCGAAAGATAATCTGATTTTTTTAAGTTCATTGAACAATTCAACATCAGCGTCAGCAGTTAGTACGGCTTTTTTTGCAGGAGCTGGTTTTTTAAGTTTAACTTTGCTTTCTAAAATAAATTTTCTTAATTCAACCTTTTGCTTGCCCCTTAAAACATCATTAGCCTCGAGATTGGTTTTTAGCGTTGAATATTGCATGTCCATCTCGACAAATCCTAATATGGCAACTTGCCTGATAATAGACTTCCATTGAGATTCTGAGACATCTTTGCCGATACCAAAAGTGCTTAGTTTGTCATGCTTGAATTTTTTCACTTTTTCGTCATCTTTGCCCAACAAAATATTTATTATATGCCCTCCCCCGAAGCCATACCTGTCTGTTTGGGTTCTATAAATACAGGACAAAACTTTTTGGACATCAACCGTTGCATCATAAGTTACAGGCGGTTCTAAACAGTTATCACAATTTTTACAATCGTTTTTTAATTCTTCTGCAAAATAATCCAATAAAATCCTTCTTCTGCAATTAACTGTTTCAACATAGCCTATCAATGTGTTTAATTTTTGATGTTCAATTCTTTTCTGCTCTGGAGATGACGTAGAGCTTTCTATAAATTGTTTTAACTGAACAATATCTTTTAACCCGTAAACCATCCATGCATCAGCCGGCAAACCGTCACGACCTGCACGACCTGTTTCTTGATAATAAGATTCTACGCTTTTAGGCAAGTCAAGATGTGCGACAAATCTTACATCAGGTTTGTCAATTCCCATACCGAAAGCAATTGTTGCAACCATTATCATTGATTCTTCTTTAATAAATTTTTCCTGATTTTTCTCTCGTATTTTTTTATCTAAACCTGCATGATAAGGCAGAGCGTTAAATCCTTCTTTTTTTAAATACGCTGCGACTTCTTCAACCCTTTTTCTTGAAATACAATAAACAATACCTGAATCATTCCGATGATCTTCTTTAATAAAATTTAAAAGCTGTTTTTTTTCGTTATCTTTAATTTTTATTGTGTATTCAATATTTGGTCTGTCAAAGCTGGATACAAAAACTTTTCCGTTTTCAAGATTAAGATTTTTTATAATATCTATTCTCGTTAGTTCATCAGCAGTAGCTGTTAATGCAATTCTTGGAACATTGGGGAATATTTCTTTTAGTGCTGAAAATTTGGTGTATTCAGGTCTAAAATCGTGTCCCCATTGCGATACACAATGAGCTTCATCAATTGCAAAAAGTGAAATTTTAGATTTTTTCAAAAGATTTAAAAAGCCTTCTGTATTCAATCTTTCAGGTGAAACATATACCAGATCCAGCTCATTATTAAATATTTGTTCCTCAACCAAATTTGATTTTTCGGCGTTTAAAGTTGAATTCAAAACAGAAGCTCTGACACCCGCTTGTTTTAGAGCGTTGACCTGATCCTGCATAAGTGCTATTAGAGGAGAAATAACAACTGTAATTCCTTCAAAGCAAAGAGCGGGTATTTGAAAACAAAGAGATTTTCCTCCGCCTGTAGGCATCAAAACAAGACCATCATTTCCATTTAAAATATGTTCAATGATTTCCTGTTGTTTGCCACGAAATGTTTTATATCCAAAAACCTTATATAAAATTTCTTGAGGATTTTTTAAAGACAGCAATTTTAAACGTCCAAATTATGATTCACTAAAATAAATATTAACATGAACCTCTCTTTCAACATTACGGTTTAACTTTTTTGTTACCTGATTAAAAAATGCTATACTTATAACGTAGTTTAAGGCTTGTGTAGAATAATGAGCAATCCAAAAGTATCTGTAATAATCCCTTGTTACAATCAGGGCATCTATATAGATGAATGCGTCGAATCTGTTTTGTGTCAGACATTTGATGACTTTGAGATAATTATTATCAATGACGGTTCCAGCGATGATTATACAAACAAAATTTTATCCGACTACAATAAACCAAAAACAACAGTTATAAATTCAGTTAATCAAGGGCCTTCCGTGGCAAGAAACACAGCAATCGTCCATGCTAAAGGCGAATACATACTTCCTCTTGATGCTGACGACAAACTGGCTCCCGAATATCTAGAAAAAGCTTTAAAGGTTTTTGAACAACAGCCTGAAATATCCGTTGTTTACTCGTTAGGTCAATACTTTGGCGCAATAAACAGGCTTTGTTCTTTTAAACCGTATAAATTTCCTGATTTTTTACTGGGGAACGTTGTTTTTATAACAGCTTTATACAAAAAATCCGACTGGGAAAAATACAAAGGCTACAACAAAAACATGATATATGGCTGGGAAGATTTTGATTTCTGGCTGTATTTTGTAGCTGACAATAAGAAGTTTTACAGAATTGAAGAAACTCTTTTTTATTACAGGCGGCTTGAGATTTCAAGAACAACCGGTGTTAAGGACGAAAAGAGAATACACTGTTTTATACAGATTTATAAAAATCACCCTATGCTTTATTTTAAAAACATTTTCAAAATACTGAAACTTTATTTTTCACAAAAACACAATTATTACAGACTAATTATAAGATACATTAAATATTTGAAGCTTATTTCCTCAAAAAAATGATAATATAAATTGTAGTTATCATTTTGTTTGGAAAAAATTATGAAAGCTGTTATTTTAGCCGGCGGTCTTGGGACAAGGATTAGCGAAGAATCCCATTTAAAACCAAAGCCGATGATTGAAATAGGCGGAAAGCCTATCTTGTGGCATATTATGAAAGTTTATTCACATTACGGAATAAATGATTTTATTATATGTACGGGTTATAAAGGCTATGTTATTAAAGAATATTTCGCAAACTACTTTCTTCATCAATCAGATATTACTTTTGATACTTGCAGTAATAATATGAAACTACATAACCACCAATCCGACCCCTGGAAAATAACTGTTGTAGACACAGGCGACAAGACAAATACAGGCGGAAGATTAAAACGGATTAAACCCTATATAGAGAAAGATGAAACTTTTTGCTTAACCTACGGTGACGGGGTAAGCAATGTAAACATAAAAGAATTAATTGATTATCATTATGAACGCAAAGTTACTGCAACAGTTACGGCTGTCCAGCCACCGGGCCGTTATGGTTTGCTTGAAATTAAAGACGGAATGGTTAAAGATTTCCAAGAAAAGCCAAAAGGCGACGGCAACTGGATAAATGGGGGATTTTTTGTATTCGGGTCTAAAATTTTTGATTATCTTGACTCAGATATAACCTCTCTTGAATCAGAGCCAATAAAGCTTCTTGCACAAAAAAATGAGCTTGCCGCTAGAAAACATAATGATTTTTGGCTTCCCATGGACACAATGAGGGATAAAATAAGGCTCGAAGAGCTATGGGAAAGCGGTAATGCTCCGTGGAAAATCTGGAAGGACTAAAAGGAAAACAGATGAAGTTTACGGAAACAAAATTAAAAGGTGCTTATATTATAGAGATAGAACCTCTTGAAGATGAGAGAGGTTTTTTTTCACGCTGTTTTTGTAAAAAAGAATTTGAAAAATTGGGCTTAAATTCTGATATTGTTCAGTCAAACATATCTTTTAACCACAAAGCCGGTACTTTAAGAGGTATGCACTATCAAAAACCGCCTTACGAAGAAGTAAAAATTATCAGTTGTCATGTTGGAGCTATTTATGACGTAATTGTAGATATCAGACCAGCTTCAGAAACCTATTTACAATGGTTTGGAGTAGAATTATCTGCTGAAAACCGTAAGATGTTGTACATTCCAACAGAATTTGCTCATGGATATCAGACGTTAGTTGATAAAACTTTGGTATCTTATAATGTTACAAATTTCTATGCTCAAGGCTACGAAGCTGCTATCAGCTGGAATGATCCTTTGATAGGAATAAAATGGCCTGAATGCGAAAATAGAATTATTTCAGAAAAAGACTCCAAAAATAAAACTTTTAGTGAATTCAAGGAGAAATATCAATGACGATAAGACTTTTTAAACCCTGTGTAGGGGAAGAAGAGCTTGAAAATATTAAGGCTGCATTTTCTCGGGCATGGCTCGGACTTGGTCCACAGGTAAAAGAATTTGAACATAAATGGGCGGATTTTATCGGCTGCAAAGAAGCAATAGGCGTGAACTCCTGCACGGCAGCTCTTCATCTGGCTTTATCCGCATACAAGTTCTCTCCGGGGAAAAAGGTACTGGTTCCTGTTATGACGTTTGCTGCTACTGCAATGGCGGCTTTATATAATAACCTTGAACCGGTTTTTGTAGATATAGATGAAGAAACTTTAGGGATTTCGCTTGAAGATCTTGATAAAAAATATGATAAAGACTGTGTAGCTGTTATACCTGTTCATTTTGGCGGGCATCCCGTCGAAATGGATAAATTAATGAACTGGGCAAAATCGAAAAACTTGAAAGTAATTGAAGACTGTGCCCATACAGCCGGTGGTGAATATAAAGGTAAAAAACTCGGAACCTGGGGAGATATCGGCTGCTTCAGTTTTGAAGAAAAAAAATGTATGACATCAGGTGACGGCGGAATGATTTGTTCTGACGATCAGGAATTAATTAAACCTCTAAGACATTCAAGATGGATAGGTATAAATAAAGACACCTGGCAAAGACTGAGTGAAAACACGGACAGTACTCCTAACGTTCTTCACTGGTATTATGAAATATCCGATATAGGCTATAAATACAACATGAATGATCTTGCCGCCTCTATTGCACTTGCACAGCTCTCAAAACTTGATTATATGAATCAGAAAAGAAGAAATATTCTCCAAAAATATATAGACGGTGTCAAGGATTTGAATTTTGCAAAAATAGGTTTGCCTTATCAACTCGAAAACTCGTCTTACCATATATTTATGCTCCGGATTCAGGAAAGGGACAAATTCCTTAAATACATGACTGAAAAAGAAATTGCGACAGGAGTTCATTATATGCCTTTAACTATGCATCCGCTGTTTTATAAGTACAAAAACGAAACACCTGTGGCTGACCGTATTTGGAAAGAGTTTGTAACGCTTCCGTTATTCCCTGACCTGAAAAATGAAGAGACTGAATATGTTATAAATGCAATTAAAAGCTATAAATAGAAAACGTTTATAATACCGATTATTCGGACGGTGTAAGATGGGATGACCCTGTTTATAATAAAAAGTGTTGTAAGTGTATTAACAGAATTGTTTCATGTAATGATATAGTTTTAAAATCGGAGTAAATAATGGATTTAATTAAATGTTGTCCTATCTGTAAATCAGAGAAAATCGAGATGTTTTTGGAGCGTGATAATGTTCCTGTTATTCAAAACTTTGTTTTGAAAGAACGTGAAACTGCCCGAAATATAGATAGAGGTGATATAAAATTAGCAATATGTAATAATTGTGAATTTATTTTTAATACAAGCTTTGATTTGTCTAAGCTTAAATATGGAGACAATTATGATAATGCTTCGACATTTTCCAAATATTATCAAGATTATATTGAAAAATTAACTAATAATCTGCTTTATGAAGAAAAAGTTCAAAATTGCAAAATAATAGAAATTGGCGCAGGCAATGGGGCTTTTCTTCATAAATTAGTTGAAAAAGATGAATCAAATAATTCGGGTATCGGTTTTGATCCAAGTTTTAAAGGTGATTTTCAGGAAATAGAGAATAAACTGATTTTCAGGAAAGAATTTTATGGAGAAAAACATGCAAATTTAAATGCAGATGTTGTAATATTAAGACATGTTCTGGAAGTTATTCCTGAATTGTTTGAAGTTTTAAAAACTATAAGAAAAAATTTAAGCAATTCTACCAATGCTAAAGTTTATCTTGAAACTCCTAATATCGAATGGAAATTGGAAAACAAAGCCATTTGGGATTATTGTTATGAATATTTTGGATATTTTAGTGAAAAATCTCTTAAATATGCTTTTGAAGCCGCAGGTTTTAAAGTTGACTACATAAAAAAAATTTTTGAAGGACAGTATTTATGGATAAAAGCAAGTGTTGATAAAGAAAATTCTTTAAAAGATTTGGCATTAAATTATGTAAAAACAGAAAAACAAATTTTAGCGAAACTTAAATTACAACTTGAAAATTTAAAACAAAACGGAAATATTGTTGTATGGGGCGCAGCAGGTAAAGGCGTTACTTTTTTAAATTTAGTCGACAAAGACTGTAAACTTGTTGATTTTTTAGTCGATATAAACCCTAATAAACAAGGCAAACATATTGTAGGGACAGGGCATATAATAATTGCCCCAGAAGAAATCCACAAATATAATATAAAAACAGTTATAATCATGAACTCGAACTACAAAAATGAAATTGAAAATATAATAAAAAATTTGAATTTAAAATTAAATCTAGTAGAAATGGAGTTATAAAAGCTGTAATTATACGGTACCAGTTGTACAATTATAATTATTTTGGCAGTTTATATAAAATTGAGAGGATACACATGTTTGTAAACTTAACTGATAATATACCTTTGAATTCGAGAATATGTATATATGGATCATTAAAAGTAGGCATTTTCCTTAAGAGACTTCTTGAATTAACCAGAAAAGATGTAAAAATTGTGTGTTTCTTAGATTCTTTTAAATCAGGCATTATTGATAATCTTGAGATCATAAACATAGCAGATATTAAAACAATTGAATCTGAATATGACTTGATTGTAATTACATCAGCCAATCTTCATTCGATACATGATATTTTGCA
This genomic window contains:
- a CDS encoding Bro-N domain-containing protein, coding for MTENKLIIFEGKKIRRTLHNDEWYFSIVDVVEVLTDSINPTDYIKKIKKRDPELSEGWGQIVTPLPIETEGGKQKLNCSNTEGVFRIIQSIPSKKAEPFKRWLAKVGYERVQEIENPELAQQRMKEIYKAKGYPDSWIEKRVRGIALREELTDEWQKRGVIEGKEYSILTAEIAKATFGMTPSEYKDYKGLKRENLRDHMTDLELIFSMLGEASTTEIAKNTNAQGFKENHEVAKKGGKIAGDARKQLEKESGKKIVSKNNFLASNKNLQISNDQLTSD
- a CDS encoding outer membrane protein transport protein; this translates as MLRKVFTLLFLFVSLIVAANSANATAGHVVTGVGAINQSVAGTSTAMPLDASGALYWNPATITGLDSSQAQINGEVMFVNLHLKSSVEPNAFGAGVPSTHLEDSTRSKLDIMPLPSFAYVYKDKNNKWATGVSANVVSGFGVYFPKTSTNPILTSQPPNGYGFGEIKTKYVLVQVSPAFAYKVTKSLSVGIAPVLDIASLNSSPFAGAVPDDANADGYKTYPNSNTSWTAGAGVQGGIYYENNGIHAGASLKSPQWMGNFHFKGLDELGNNRNYNFRLNFPMIASVGLGYSRIPKLKLMTDARYINYSNTQGFKDAGFDPNTSAVQGYGYKSIYVFSTGGEYEVNKNLSLRLGYSYNNNPIRDHDTFFVLGSPAIIQNHITAGATYKITDKIDVSLAYVLGIKNTSQGKFQSVSGPVNNTEVKTTMGEQSAVCSLRYKF
- a CDS encoding MerR family transcriptional regulator; this encodes MEVNENLPVYSMGIAAQILNVHPRTLRIYEAEGLIKPQRHGGKRMFSKNDLTRIECLRKLIHEENLSIPGIKRLLDFTPCWKLKKCSQEKRSKCCELSGQKKKCWEFSQKTCKKTCEKCEIYLKENTYV
- a CDS encoding NifB/NifX family molybdenum-iron cluster-binding protein, which encodes MKFAIPTENDKLCIHFGSCKIFTFIEVDDNSKEIISKETIAPSGQCHEYMVPWVKENGANIIIAGGMGVPAQKMLKEQGITVIIGAPTEAPELLVSNYLNGVLKTISNSCSCGCNH
- a CDS encoding YaiI/YqxD family protein translates to MNIWVDADACPSEIKDIIIKAALKRCIQTVFVSNKIISIPQSPFISTVKVSQGPDVADEYIAENANNADLVITQDIPLAAMLVPKGIVVISVHGVLFTHANIGERLSVRNFMSELRDTGIQTSGPRPFSTKDKQKFANTFDQQLVKRLKYK
- a CDS encoding CxxC-x17-CxxC domain-containing protein — encoded protein: MFNQNFTDQELQCADCGQGFTFSAEDQEFYAQKRYSTPKRCASCRANRKANDSRGGGGGYGGGGRGGYGGGSSRPQFSAVCAGCGIETTVPFEPKGDRPVYCSDCFRNNR
- the recQ gene encoding DNA helicase RecQ, producing MLSLKNPQEILYKVFGYKTFRGKQQEIIEHILNGNDGLVLMPTGGGKSLCFQIPALCFEGITVVISPLIALMQDQVNALKQAGVRASVLNSTLNAEKSNLVEEQIFNNELDLVYVSPERLNTEGFLNLLKKSKISLFAIDEAHCVSQWGHDFRPEYTKFSALKEIFPNVPRIALTATADELTRIDIIKNLNLENGKVFVSSFDRPNIEYTIKIKDNEKKQLLNFIKEDHRNDSGIVYCISRKRVEEVAAYLKKEGFNALPYHAGLDKKIREKNQEKFIKEESMIMVATIAFGMGIDKPDVRFVAHLDLPKSVESYYQETGRAGRDGLPADAWMVYGLKDIVQLKQFIESSTSSPEQKRIEHQKLNTLIGYVETVNCRRRILLDYFAEELKNDCKNCDNCLEPPVTYDATVDVQKVLSCIYRTQTDRYGFGGGHIINILLGKDDEKVKKFKHDKLSTFGIGKDVSESQWKSIIRQVAILGFVEMDMQYSTLKTNLEANDVLRGKQKVELRKFILESKVKLKKPAPAKKAVLTADADVELFNELKKIRLSFARDENMPPYIIFNDKTLIEMVNNKPETLDDMSEISGVGEHKLKKYGLAFLNAING